One stretch of Streptomyces sp. NBC_01142 DNA includes these proteins:
- a CDS encoding TlyA family RNA methyltransferase produces MAGVARRRLDAELVRRNLARSREHASQLISAGRVTVGGSTATKSATQVETSAAIVVVSDDADPDYVSRGGHKLAGALAAFVPLGLKVAGRRALDAGASTGGFTDVLLRAGAGHVVAVDVGYGQLAWSLQSDERVTVKDRTNVRELTLEAINGEPVDVVVGDLSFIPLGLVMPALARCAAPDADLVLMVKPQFEVGKERLGSGGVVRSPELRAEAVREVARRAGELGLGVRGVTASPLPGPSGNVEYFLWLRAGAPELDPADVDRAVAEGPR; encoded by the coding sequence GTGGCAGGAGTGGCACGCCGCCGTCTCGACGCCGAGCTGGTACGCCGCAACCTCGCACGCTCACGCGAGCACGCGAGCCAGCTGATCTCCGCGGGGCGGGTGACGGTCGGAGGCAGCACCGCGACCAAGTCGGCCACCCAGGTCGAGACCAGCGCCGCCATCGTCGTCGTGTCCGACGACGCCGACCCCGACTACGTCTCGCGCGGCGGCCACAAGCTCGCCGGAGCACTGGCGGCCTTCGTCCCGCTCGGCCTGAAGGTCGCGGGACGGCGGGCTCTGGACGCGGGCGCGTCGACCGGCGGCTTCACCGACGTACTGCTGCGGGCCGGCGCCGGACATGTCGTTGCTGTCGACGTCGGATACGGGCAGCTCGCATGGTCTCTGCAAAGCGATGAACGCGTCACCGTCAAGGACCGTACGAATGTACGCGAGTTGACGTTGGAGGCGATCAATGGAGAGCCGGTGGACGTGGTGGTCGGGGATTTGTCCTTCATTCCGTTGGGCCTGGTGATGCCCGCTCTGGCGCGGTGCGCCGCCCCCGACGCCGATCTGGTGCTGATGGTCAAGCCACAGTTCGAGGTCGGCAAGGAGCGCCTGGGCAGCGGCGGAGTCGTACGCAGTCCCGAGCTGCGCGCGGAAGCGGTACGCGAAGTGGCGCGGCGGGCGGGGGAGCTCGGTCTGGGCGTGCGGGGCGTCACCGCCAGTCCGCTGCCGGGACCCTCCGGGAATGTCGAGTATTTTCTGTGGCTCCGGGCGGGAGCGCCCGAGCTCGATCCGGCGGATGTCGACCGGGCAGTGGCGGAGGGACCTCGTTGA
- a CDS encoding glycosyltransferase family 4 protein, whose product MTQLRTVQVLGGGSAGSSAHVRSLAGGLVARGVRVTVCAPAELEHVYDFPGAGAHFAPVPRRSDPAAVGALRAACAGADVVHAHGLHAAVRTALALSGQRVPLVVTWHSRAYDDGARGHVLRLLERRAVRAASVVLGTCSELVDRARERGARDARLAPVAVPAPRGRSGGEEGKERAELGAVERPLLMAVGSLVPHRGYGTLLDAAQLWGGLDPLPLLVIAGEGRERAALQRRIETEGLPVRLLGRRDDIGELLTAADVALLPSRWEARSLLAQEALRQGIPLIATAVGGVPELVGEAAELVPYGDAGALGEAVVRLLGDPGRRAELAAAGRAQAATWPTEDESIAQVLSVYDELVAERAR is encoded by the coding sequence GTGACACAGCTGCGTACAGTCCAAGTGCTGGGCGGCGGCAGTGCGGGCAGCAGCGCGCACGTCAGGTCGCTGGCCGGGGGGCTGGTGGCGCGGGGCGTGCGGGTGACGGTGTGCGCGCCCGCCGAGCTGGAGCACGTCTACGACTTCCCGGGTGCCGGGGCGCACTTCGCTCCTGTGCCGCGGCGCAGCGACCCGGCGGCGGTCGGTGCGTTGCGCGCGGCGTGTGCGGGAGCGGATGTGGTGCACGCACACGGACTGCACGCCGCCGTACGGACCGCGCTGGCGCTGAGCGGGCAGCGCGTACCCCTCGTCGTCACCTGGCACTCACGGGCGTACGACGACGGCGCACGCGGGCATGTGCTGCGCCTGCTGGAGCGAAGGGCCGTGCGGGCGGCGTCGGTTGTTCTCGGTACGTGCTCCGAACTGGTCGACCGGGCCCGCGAGCGGGGCGCGCGCGATGCCCGCCTCGCACCGGTGGCGGTGCCCGCGCCGCGCGGCCGGTCCGGCGGTGAGGAGGGCAAGGAACGGGCCGAACTGGGCGCGGTCGAAAGGCCGTTGCTGATGGCCGTCGGCAGCCTCGTCCCGCACCGGGGTTACGGAACGCTGCTCGATGCCGCCCAGCTGTGGGGCGGCCTGGATCCGCTGCCGCTGCTGGTGATCGCCGGCGAGGGACGGGAGAGAGCTGCGCTCCAGCGCCGTATCGAGACGGAGGGGCTGCCGGTGAGGTTGCTGGGGCGCCGGGACGATATCGGCGAGCTGCTCACCGCGGCGGATGTGGCGCTGCTGCCGAGCCGCTGGGAGGCCCGCTCCCTGCTCGCCCAGGAGGCACTGCGGCAGGGCATTCCCCTGATCGCGACAGCGGTCGGCGGCGTGCCGGAACTGGTGGGCGAGGCGGCGGAACTCGTTCCGTACGGCGACGCGGGGGCGCTGGGCGAGGCGGTGGTACGGCTGCTGGGTGACCCGGGGCGGCGGGCGGAACTGGCGGCGGCGGGGCGGGCACAGGCGGCGACGTGGCCGACGGAGGACGAGTCGATTGCGCAGGTGCTGAGCGTGTATGACGAGTTGGTGGCGGAGCGGGCGCGGTGA
- a CDS encoding ABC transporter ATP-binding protein, which produces MQRLTAESVTLGYDQRVIAENLSVEIPDNSFTVIVGPNACGKSTLLRALSRMLKPSQGRVLLDGQVIGSMPAKKVARTLGLLPQSSIAPDGITVADLVARGRYPHQGLLRQWSPEDERIVEESMAATGVGELAERYVDELSGGQRQRVWIAMALAQQTPLLLLDEPTTYLDIQHQIDVLDLCAELHETQGRTLVAVLHDLNHAARYATHLIALRDGEIVAQGPPDVVVTAELVEQVFGLRCQVIDDPETGTPLVVPAGRKARTAVAVAAAAKG; this is translated from the coding sequence ATGCAGCGCCTCACCGCGGAATCGGTCACCCTCGGCTACGACCAGCGGGTCATCGCCGAGAACCTCTCGGTCGAGATCCCCGACAACTCCTTCACGGTGATCGTCGGCCCGAACGCCTGCGGCAAGTCGACATTGCTGCGTGCCCTGTCCCGGATGCTCAAGCCCTCCCAGGGCCGGGTTCTGCTGGACGGGCAGGTCATCGGCTCGATGCCGGCGAAGAAGGTCGCCAGGACGCTGGGTCTGCTGCCGCAGTCGTCGATCGCGCCGGACGGGATCACGGTTGCCGATCTCGTGGCGCGCGGCCGTTACCCGCACCAGGGGCTGCTGCGCCAGTGGTCGCCGGAGGACGAGCGGATTGTCGAGGAATCGATGGCCGCGACCGGAGTCGGCGAACTGGCAGAGCGCTATGTCGACGAATTGTCCGGCGGTCAGCGGCAGCGCGTCTGGATCGCCATGGCGCTCGCCCAGCAGACCCCGCTGCTGCTTCTCGACGAGCCCACGACGTATCTCGACATCCAGCACCAGATCGACGTACTCGACCTGTGCGCCGAGCTCCACGAGACTCAGGGGCGCACGCTCGTCGCCGTACTGCACGATCTGAACCACGCCGCCCGCTACGCCACGCACCTGATCGCCCTGCGCGACGGCGAGATCGTCGCGCAGGGGCCGCCGGACGTGGTCGTCACGGCGGAGCTGGTGGAGCAGGTCTTCGGGCTGCGCTGCCAGGTCATCGACGATCCGGAGACCGGGACGCCGCTGGTGGTGCCGGCGGGGCGCAAGGCACGGACCGCTGTCGCTGTCGCAGCGGCGGCCAAAGGCTGA
- a CDS encoding glycoside hydrolase family 15 protein has protein sequence MAGRIEDYALIGDMQTAALVCRDGTADWLCLPRFDSHAIFAGLLGTEEHGFWRLGPAHAAESKPPAADRRRYRGDSLILESEWDTPRGTVRVTDFMPPRDGAPQLIRIVEGVSGRVPMRSALRMRFSYGRVVPWVHKVDGRTVAVAGPDSVWLDTSTETYGKDLTTYSDFTVSPGERIAFTISWQPSHHQPPALPDPEGSLEATADFWREWVEHCTYHGPYREAVVRSLITLKALTYAPTGGIVAAPTTSLPEEIGGVRNWDYRYTWLRDAAITLSSLLRTGYREEARAWREWLLRAVAGDPENLQIMYGIAGERELGEAELDWLPGYENSTPVRVGNGAAHQLQLDVYGEVTEALHLAHMTGLARSDYASLLQLKLIRYLETHWDQPDEGIWEVRGPRRHFVHSKVMAWVAVDRTIKLIESGDADGPLQRWRELRDDIHRDVCEKGYDKERNTFTQSYGSKELDASLLLIPQMGFLPPDDKRVIGTIEAIQRELSTEDGFVLRYPTAGEDAGVDGLEGDEGAFLACSFWLADDLAMIGRVDEARKLFEKLLALRNDLGLLAEEWDPRLQRQVGNFPQAFSHVPLIDTALRLTASGAYGG, from the coding sequence GTGGCCGGGCGCATCGAGGATTACGCACTCATCGGAGACATGCAGACCGCTGCCCTGGTCTGCCGGGACGGCACGGCGGACTGGCTGTGCCTACCGCGCTTCGACTCGCACGCCATCTTCGCCGGCCTGCTCGGCACCGAGGAACACGGTTTCTGGAGACTGGGCCCGGCGCACGCCGCGGAGTCGAAGCCGCCGGCCGCCGACCGGCGCCGCTATCGCGGGGACTCCCTGATCCTGGAATCGGAGTGGGACACGCCGCGCGGCACGGTCCGGGTCACGGACTTCATGCCGCCGCGCGACGGCGCGCCGCAGCTGATCCGGATCGTGGAGGGCGTGAGCGGGCGCGTGCCGATGCGCTCGGCGCTGCGGATGCGTTTCAGCTACGGGCGTGTGGTCCCCTGGGTCCACAAGGTCGACGGGCGCACGGTCGCCGTCGCCGGCCCCGACTCGGTGTGGCTCGACACCTCCACGGAGACGTACGGCAAGGACCTCACCACGTACTCCGACTTCACCGTCTCTCCGGGCGAGCGGATCGCCTTCACGATCAGCTGGCAGCCCTCGCACCATCAGCCGCCCGCGCTGCCCGACCCCGAGGGCTCGCTGGAGGCGACCGCGGACTTCTGGCGGGAGTGGGTCGAGCACTGCACGTACCACGGGCCCTACCGCGAGGCCGTGGTCCGCTCACTGATCACGCTGAAGGCGCTGACGTACGCCCCGACGGGCGGGATCGTCGCCGCGCCGACGACATCGCTGCCGGAGGAGATCGGGGGCGTACGGAACTGGGACTACCGCTACACCTGGCTGCGCGACGCGGCGATCACCCTCTCCTCACTGCTGCGCACCGGCTACCGCGAGGAGGCCCGCGCCTGGCGCGAATGGCTGCTGCGCGCGGTCGCCGGCGACCCGGAGAACCTGCAGATCATGTATGGGATCGCGGGCGAACGAGAGCTGGGCGAGGCCGAGTTGGACTGGCTGCCCGGCTATGAGAACTCGACTCCGGTACGGGTCGGGAACGGCGCCGCGCACCAGCTCCAGCTGGATGTGTACGGCGAGGTCACCGAGGCCCTGCATCTGGCCCATATGACCGGGCTCGCGCGCAGCGACTACGCCTCGCTGCTGCAGCTCAAGCTGATCCGCTATCTCGAGACGCACTGGGACCAGCCGGACGAGGGCATCTGGGAGGTCCGTGGGCCGCGCCGGCACTTTGTGCACTCCAAGGTGATGGCGTGGGTCGCGGTCGACCGCACGATCAAGCTGATCGAGTCCGGCGACGCGGACGGGCCACTGCAGCGCTGGCGCGAGCTGCGCGACGACATCCACCGCGATGTGTGCGAGAAGGGGTACGACAAGGAACGCAACACCTTCACGCAGTCGTACGGCTCCAAGGAACTGGACGCCTCTCTGCTGCTGATTCCGCAGATGGGCTTCCTGCCGCCGGACGACAAGCGGGTCATCGGCACGATCGAGGCGATCCAGCGGGAGCTGTCCACGGAGGACGGGTTCGTCCTGCGCTATCCCACCGCGGGCGAGGACGCGGGCGTCGACGGTCTCGAGGGCGACGAGGGTGCGTTCCTGGCGTGCTCGTTCTGGCTCGCGGACGATCTGGCGATGATCGGGCGGGTGGACGAGGCGCGCAAGCTCTTCGAGAAGCTGCTGGCGCTGCGGAACGACCTGGGGCTGCTGGCAGAGGAGTGGGATCCGCGGCTGCAGCGGCAGGTGGGGAACTTCCCGCAGGCCTTCAGCCATGTTCCGCTGATCGACACGGCGCTGCGGCTGACGGCCAGCGGGGCATACGGGGGCTGA
- a CDS encoding SCP2 sterol-binding domain-containing protein has product MATTEECRSALDRLSDNLAQANGDVRGAAALDRSLSCHITDLDLTFTGRLDDGRIVVLDTLPGPPLGKAQIRLAMKSDDLVAMVNGELNFAKAWASGRVRLEAAFRDLLRLRTLL; this is encoded by the coding sequence ATGGCCACGACGGAAGAGTGCCGCAGTGCACTCGACAGACTCTCGGACAACCTGGCACAGGCGAACGGCGACGTACGCGGCGCGGCCGCGCTCGACCGTTCCCTCAGCTGCCACATCACGGACCTGGACCTCACCTTCACCGGTCGTCTCGACGACGGCCGGATCGTGGTGCTCGACACTCTCCCGGGCCCACCTCTCGGCAAGGCGCAGATCCGTCTCGCCATGAAGAGCGACGACCTGGTGGCGATGGTGAACGGCGAGCTGAACTTCGCGAAGGCCTGGGCCTCGGGCCGGGTCAGGCTCGAGGCCGCGTTCCGTGATCTGCTGCGCCTGAGAACACTCCTGTAG
- a CDS encoding PucR family transcriptional regulator, producing the protein MDTQGGITVQRALELPGLRSGLPEVVAAGDRLNRTVRWVHAGEVPNIASLLKGGELLLTTGLGLGTRPADQREFVRRLADRGIAALVVELGPRFSRLPATLVETARAAGLPLVQLHREVPFVTVTEEVHTEIVNGHYALLQRAEEVHRRCTEALLGGGGIPQVLHILADFAGNPVFLETPDGQLLYAAATGSEPACADPLQVWEGLRGQREAREDGPPADTVMVDVPGGGHGTGAVRARLVLPAVSAPTMPVHRMAAERTAGILAVVLMQARQEEELAARGRGDFLTDLAEGRIAAEDAPAQAKVLGFKPGDGPLLPVVMRLASELSPSGNWAVLARAVLEELSSVGVPVLLGVRPVEGRVPLLLGLRSESERTAVADRVAAALRAGVERAGLERAGAHPPVVVVGVAGGWAAASAGLRHAGETATAGQGLPDRPWYDARRLDIDLLLWRLREHPDLAAFVDRAIGPLRDHDRTSRPPLLPTLETYLAHAGRKAETARELHLNRQTLYNRLARISELLGTDLDDPQTVLALSLALRARRHAS; encoded by the coding sequence TTGGACACACAGGGCGGGATCACCGTGCAGCGGGCACTTGAGCTGCCCGGGCTGCGCAGCGGGCTGCCGGAGGTCGTGGCGGCGGGCGACCGGCTGAACCGCACGGTCCGCTGGGTGCATGCCGGCGAGGTCCCGAACATCGCGTCACTGCTCAAAGGCGGCGAGCTGCTGCTCACCACCGGGCTGGGACTGGGCACCCGGCCCGCCGACCAGCGTGAGTTCGTCCGCAGGCTCGCGGACCGCGGGATCGCCGCGCTGGTGGTGGAGCTGGGGCCGCGCTTCAGCCGACTGCCCGCGACGCTGGTGGAGACAGCGCGGGCCGCCGGGCTGCCGCTCGTACAGCTGCACCGCGAGGTGCCCTTCGTGACGGTGACCGAAGAGGTCCACACCGAGATCGTCAATGGGCACTACGCCCTGCTGCAGCGGGCCGAGGAGGTCCACCGGCGGTGCACGGAGGCCCTGCTGGGCGGTGGCGGCATCCCCCAAGTCCTGCACATCCTCGCCGACTTCGCCGGCAATCCGGTCTTCCTGGAGACCCCGGACGGGCAGCTGCTGTACGCCGCCGCCACCGGCTCGGAACCCGCCTGCGCCGATCCGCTGCAGGTATGGGAAGGACTGCGCGGGCAGCGCGAGGCACGCGAGGACGGACCGCCGGCGGACACCGTCATGGTGGACGTACCGGGCGGCGGGCACGGTACGGGTGCCGTACGCGCCCGTCTCGTACTGCCGGCCGTGTCCGCGCCCACGATGCCGGTGCACCGGATGGCGGCGGAGCGTACCGCGGGCATCCTGGCCGTCGTCCTGATGCAGGCACGTCAGGAGGAGGAGCTCGCCGCGCGCGGCCGCGGCGACTTTCTGACCGATCTGGCGGAGGGCCGGATCGCGGCGGAGGACGCGCCCGCGCAGGCAAAGGTGCTCGGCTTCAAGCCCGGTGACGGCCCGCTGCTGCCGGTCGTCATGCGCCTCGCCTCCGAGCTGTCCCCCTCGGGCAACTGGGCGGTGCTCGCCCGCGCCGTGCTCGAGGAGCTGTCCTCGGTGGGGGTGCCGGTGCTGCTGGGCGTACGCCCGGTGGAAGGCCGTGTGCCGCTGCTGCTCGGCCTGCGCTCCGAGTCCGAACGCACGGCGGTGGCGGACCGGGTCGCGGCGGCGCTGCGGGCAGGCGTGGAGCGGGCCGGCCTCGAGCGCGCGGGCGCGCATCCACCGGTCGTGGTGGTCGGGGTCGCGGGCGGCTGGGCGGCGGCGAGCGCGGGGCTGCGGCACGCGGGCGAAACGGCGACGGCGGGGCAGGGGCTGCCCGACCGCCCCTGGTACGACGCGCGGCGGCTCGACATCGACCTGCTGCTGTGGCGGCTGCGGGAGCACCCGGACCTGGCGGCGTTCGTGGACCGGGCGATCGGGCCCTTGCGGGACCATGACCGTACGTCCCGCCCGCCGTTGCTCCCCACGCTGGAGACGTATCTGGCCCACGCGGGCCGCAAGGCGGAGACGGCACGCGAGCTCCACCTGAACCGGCAGACGCTGTACAACCGCCTGGCCCGCATCTCGGAACTCCTGGGCACGGACCTGGACGACCCCCAGACGGTCCTGGCCCTGAGCCTGGCCCTCAGAGCCCGCCGCCACGCTTCGTGA
- the recN gene encoding DNA repair protein RecN, with product MSVLEEMRIRSLGVIDDAVVELSPGFTAVTGETGAGKTMVVTSLGLLLGGRADPALVRIGAKSAVVEGRISVSAGAPAAVRAEEAGAEFDDGTLLISRTVSAEGRSRAHLGGRSVPVGVLAELADELVAVHGQTDQQGLLRPARQREALDRYAGGAVTGPHAKYAAAYRRLRAVSVELDTLTTRARERAQEADLLRFGLNEVAGVEPRAGEDVELAAEAERLGHAEALASAASVAHAALAGNPEDPEGVDATTLVAGAGRALDAVRSHDPALAALAERMGEISILLGDVAGELAGYADNLDADPLRLAAVEERRAALTQLTRKYGADIDAVLAWAEEGAERLTELEGDDDRIGELAGEQEALRGELSGLAQALTDARTEAAARFAEAVTAELASLAMPHARVSFAIRQTESPDEASGVMVGGRPVAYGPSGVDEVELLLAPHPGAPPRPIAKGASGGELSRVMLAVEVVFAGTDPVPTYLFDEVDAGVGGKAAVEIGRRLAKLAKSAQVVVVTHLPQVAAFADRQLLVEKTNDGTVTRSGVTVLEGEDRVRELSRMLAGQEDSETARAHAEELLATARADG from the coding sequence ATGTCCGTGTTGGAGGAGATGCGGATACGGTCGCTCGGGGTCATCGACGATGCGGTCGTCGAGCTGTCACCCGGTTTCACCGCGGTGACCGGCGAGACGGGCGCGGGCAAGACCATGGTCGTCACCAGCCTGGGGCTGCTGCTCGGCGGTCGCGCCGATCCCGCCCTGGTGCGGATCGGTGCCAAGTCGGCGGTGGTGGAGGGGCGGATCAGTGTGTCCGCCGGAGCCCCTGCCGCCGTACGGGCCGAGGAGGCCGGGGCCGAGTTCGACGACGGCACCCTGCTGATCAGCAGGACCGTCTCCGCCGAGGGACGCTCGCGCGCCCACCTCGGCGGGCGGTCCGTGCCGGTGGGGGTGCTGGCCGAGCTGGCCGACGAGCTTGTCGCCGTGCACGGCCAGACCGACCAGCAGGGTCTGCTGCGGCCCGCGCGGCAGCGGGAGGCGCTCGACCGGTACGCGGGCGGGGCGGTCACCGGGCCGCACGCCAAGTACGCGGCCGCGTACCGGCGGCTGCGGGCCGTGTCCGTGGAGCTGGACACCCTGACCACGCGCGCCCGTGAGCGCGCCCAGGAAGCCGACCTGCTGCGCTTCGGACTCAACGAGGTCGCGGGCGTCGAGCCGCGGGCGGGCGAGGACGTCGAACTCGCCGCGGAGGCGGAGCGGCTGGGCCACGCGGAGGCACTCGCGTCCGCCGCGTCCGTCGCGCACGCCGCGCTCGCGGGCAACCCCGAGGACCCTGAGGGCGTCGACGCGACGACGCTCGTCGCGGGCGCGGGGCGGGCGCTGGACGCCGTACGCTCCCACGACCCGGCGCTCGCCGCGCTCGCCGAGCGGATGGGGGAGATCTCCATCCTGCTCGGGGATGTAGCGGGCGAGCTCGCCGGATACGCGGACAATCTGGATGCCGATCCGCTGCGGCTGGCCGCGGTGGAGGAGCGCCGCGCGGCCCTGACGCAGCTGACGCGCAAGTACGGCGCGGACATCGACGCCGTGCTGGCCTGGGCCGAGGAGGGCGCCGAGCGCCTCACCGAGCTGGAGGGCGACGACGACCGGATCGGGGAGCTGGCGGGGGAGCAGGAGGCGCTGCGGGGCGAACTGTCCGGTCTGGCGCAGGCGCTGACCGACGCGCGCACGGAGGCGGCGGCGCGGTTCGCCGAGGCCGTCACCGCGGAGCTGGCCTCGCTCGCGATGCCGCACGCGCGCGTGTCGTTCGCCATCCGCCAGACCGAGTCCCCCGACGAGGCGTCGGGCGTCATGGTCGGCGGGCGGCCTGTGGCGTACGGTCCCTCAGGCGTCGACGAGGTCGAGCTGCTGCTGGCCCCGCACCCGGGCGCGCCGCCCCGGCCCATCGCCAAGGGCGCGTCGGGCGGTGAGCTCTCGCGGGTGATGCTCGCGGTCGAGGTCGTCTTCGCGGGCACGGATCCCGTGCCGACGTATCTGTTCGACGAGGTCGACGCGGGCGTGGGCGGCAAGGCGGCGGTGGAGATCGGGCGGCGGCTGGCGAAGCTCGCGAAGTCGGCGCAGGTGGTCGTGGTGACGCACCTGCCGCAGGTGGCGGCGTTCGCCGACCGCCAGCTGCTGGTCGAGAAGACGAACGACGGCACGGTGACGAGGAGCGGTGTCACCGTCCTGGAGGGCGAGGACCGGGTGCGCGAGCTGTCGCGGATGCTGGCGGGTCAGGAGGACTCGGAGACGGCGCGGGCCCACGCGGAGGAACTGCTGGCCACGGCCCGCGCGGACGGGTAG
- a CDS encoding NAD kinase translates to MTTTPAATPARTVFLLAHTGRPAAIRSAELVVQGLLRSGIGVRVLEAEAVDLPLPPSVGTVPEATPDVLDGCELLIVLGGDGTLLRGAEISRASGVPMLGVNLGRVGFLAEAERDDLDKVVDRVVTRSYEVEERMTIDVIVHTNGDIVHTDWALNEAAVQKVSPDRMLEVILEIDGRPVTGFGCDGIVCATPTGSTAYAFSAGGPVVWPEVEALLMVPISAHALFAKPLVTSPTSVLAVEVQPHTPHGVLWCDGRRTVELPPSARVEVRRGAVPVRLARLHHASFTDRLVAKFALPVSGWRGAPH, encoded by the coding sequence TTGACAACGACACCAGCAGCGACACCGGCACGCACGGTTTTCCTGCTCGCGCACACCGGCAGACCTGCGGCGATCCGCAGTGCCGAACTCGTCGTGCAAGGGCTGCTGCGCAGCGGCATCGGCGTACGTGTACTGGAGGCGGAGGCGGTAGACCTGCCGCTGCCGCCCTCCGTCGGAACGGTCCCCGAGGCCACCCCGGACGTGCTCGACGGCTGTGAGCTGCTCATCGTGCTCGGCGGCGACGGGACGCTGCTGCGCGGCGCCGAGATCTCCCGGGCCTCCGGGGTGCCGATGCTCGGCGTCAACCTCGGGCGCGTCGGCTTCCTCGCGGAGGCCGAGCGCGACGACCTCGACAAGGTCGTCGACCGGGTCGTCACGCGCTCCTACGAGGTCGAGGAGCGTATGACCATCGATGTCATCGTGCATACCAACGGCGACATCGTGCACACGGACTGGGCGCTCAACGAGGCCGCCGTGCAGAAGGTCTCGCCCGACCGGATGCTGGAGGTCATCCTCGAGATCGACGGGCGGCCCGTGACCGGCTTCGGCTGCGACGGCATCGTCTGCGCGACGCCGACCGGCTCGACGGCGTACGCCTTCTCGGCCGGCGGGCCGGTGGTGTGGCCGGAGGTGGAGGCCCTCCTGATGGTGCCGATCAGCGCGCACGCACTGTTCGCCAAGCCGCTGGTGACCTCGCCGACCTCGGTGCTGGCGGTCGAGGTGCAGCCGCACACCCCGCACGGGGTGCTGTGGTGCGACGGGCGCAGGACCGTGGAACTGCCGCCGAGCGCTCGGGTGGAGGTGCGGCGCGGGGCCGTTCCCGTACGGCTGGCGCGGCTGCACCACGCGTCCTTCACCGACCGCCTCGTGGCCAAGTTCGCGCTGCCGGTGTCGGGTTGGCGCGGCGCGCCGCACTAG
- a CDS encoding FAD-binding oxidoreductase, which translates to MAPQDMANTALADLRHHLTGEVIVSGDAGYDEARTIFNSMIDRRPAVIAQCESEADVARAIRFGREHDLEIAVRGGGHSVAGMALSDGGIVVDLRRMHTVTVDPGARAARIGGGATMSHLDRATQPYDLATTGGRASTTGVGGFTLGGGSGWLERKFGLACDNMIAVELVTADGSTVHASEDENQDLFWALHGGGGNFGVATSVTLQLHELPAMSVIMLLFRPESGPEVLRAYRDFMDSAPAEVGGGCIHLTGPPEDFVPEYLVDKLVCAVLVTYTGTESQARKVAEPLMGLGHDAEMITELPYADLQCMLDDPPGLRNYWSAEYLGTFPDEAVDAYCSAASTMIVPSGSQHVLFPLGGAVTNGPSEYPVPWRGYPWVAHPFGIWENPADDERGKQWVRDVRAKVQPWAGGAVYLNFIGQEGKERVVAGFGEGNYERLSVIKRRYDPDNVFHVNHNVRPA; encoded by the coding sequence ATGGCGCCCCAAGACATGGCGAACACGGCTCTGGCCGACCTCCGCCACCATCTGACCGGCGAAGTCATCGTCTCCGGTGACGCGGGCTACGACGAGGCGCGCACCATCTTCAACAGCATGATCGATCGGCGTCCCGCGGTCATCGCCCAGTGCGAGTCCGAGGCCGATGTGGCCAGGGCGATCCGTTTCGGGCGGGAGCACGATCTGGAGATCGCCGTCCGTGGCGGCGGACACAGCGTCGCGGGCATGGCCCTCAGCGACGGCGGCATCGTCGTGGACCTGCGCCGTATGCACACCGTGACCGTCGATCCCGGTGCCCGCGCGGCACGTATCGGCGGCGGCGCCACCATGAGTCATCTGGACCGGGCCACCCAGCCCTACGACCTGGCGACCACCGGCGGACGTGCGTCCACCACCGGGGTGGGCGGGTTCACGCTGGGCGGCGGATCGGGCTGGCTGGAGCGCAAGTTCGGGCTGGCCTGCGACAACATGATCGCCGTAGAACTGGTCACCGCCGACGGCAGCACGGTCCACGCCAGCGAGGACGAGAACCAGGATCTGTTCTGGGCACTGCACGGCGGGGGCGGCAACTTCGGCGTGGCCACCTCGGTCACTCTGCAGCTGCATGAACTGCCCGCGATGAGCGTGATCATGCTGCTGTTCCGGCCCGAGTCCGGGCCCGAAGTCCTCCGTGCGTACCGCGATTTCATGGATTCCGCACCGGCCGAGGTGGGCGGAGGTTGCATCCACCTCACCGGGCCGCCCGAGGACTTCGTCCCCGAGTATCTGGTCGACAAGCTCGTCTGCGCAGTTCTGGTCACGTACACGGGCACGGAATCGCAGGCCCGGAAGGTCGCCGAGCCGCTGATGGGGCTCGGCCACGACGCAGAGATGATCACCGAGCTGCCCTACGCCGATCTGCAGTGCATGCTCGACGACCCGCCCGGCCTGCGGAACTACTGGTCCGCGGAGTATCTCGGCACGTTCCCCGACGAGGCCGTCGACGCCTACTGCTCCGCCGCTTCCACCATGATCGTGCCCTCCGGCTCCCAGCATGTGCTGTTCCCGCTGGGCGGCGCGGTGACGAACGGCCCGTCCGAGTACCCGGTGCCCTGGCGCGGGTACCCGTGGGTCGCCCACCCCTTCGGCATCTGGGAGAACCCGGCCGACGACGAGCGGGGCAAGCAGTGGGTACGCGATGTCCGCGCCAAGGTACAGCCCTGGGCCGGCGGTGCCGTCTATCTGAACTTCATCGGGCAAGAAGGCAAGGAACGGGTCGTCGCGGGGTTCGGCGAAGGCAACTACGAACGCCTCTCCGTCATCAAGCGCCGGTACGACCCCGACAATGTGTTCCACGTCAACCACAATGTCAGGCCCGCCTGA